The genomic segment CCGTCTTTTTTGACGAAGGCCTTGGCCTCGTTAAACGCCTTGTAGACCGCATTGCTTTTAGGGGCGACAGCCAAATAAACCACGCACTCGGCCAAGGCCAACTCGCCTTCCGGACTACCCAGGCGCTCATAGACATCCGCCGCATCCAGCGCCATGCGCAAAGCGCGGGGGTCTGCCAGGCCGATATCCTCGACCGCCATCCGGATAAAACGGCGCGCCAGGTAACGGGGCTCAGCACCGCCATCCAACATCCGGGTAAACCAATACAAGGCAGCATTAGGGTCAGAACCCCGCACGCTTTTGTGCAACGCCGAAATGGTGTCGTAAAACTGCTCGCCGCCTTTGTCGTAGCGGCGCATACGCTCACCCAGCACCTTCAACAACCAAGCATCGGTGATGTCGGTCATCTGCTCTTGCCGTGCCGCTACACCCAAGGTCTCCAGGGTATTGAGCAAGCGCCGAGCATCGCCGTCGGCATAGGCAATCAGGCGGTCAATTGCTATGCTTTCAATAGCAGGAAGCGTTTGCTGCATCTGGGCCCGCTCCACTATTTCCTTCAAACTACTGGTATCTAGGGGCTGCAATACATAGACCGCGGCACGAGACAACAGCGCGGAATTCACCTCGAACGAAGGGTTCTCGGTCGTCGCGCCAATGAAGGTAAACAAGCCACTCTCGACATGGGGCAAAAACGCATCCTGCTGGCTCTTGTTGAAGCGGTGCACCTCGTCGACAAAGACAATGGTTCTGCGCTGCTCCAGCCCGTCACGGGCCAGGATGGCTTGGTCTACCGCCTCACGAATTTCTTTGATACCGCCCAGAACCGCACTGATCGTGATGAACTGGGCATCGAATGCATCGGCCATAAGGCGCGCAATCGTGGTTTTGCCCACACCCGGAGGGCCCCACAAAATGCAACTGTGCGGCTGGCCTGACTCAAACGCAAGGCGCAGGGCCATGCCCTCGCCCAGCACATGCTGCTGGCCGATCACCTGCCCCAGTGTTCTGGGACGGAGTAACTCAGCCAGCGGCTGGTGCTTGTTGGTTGATGTCGCCACAGTGCCGCGCAGGCCCTCTCACAGATTACAGGTTGCGATGTGCAACGGGTGTTTCGGGCACCGGGTAGCCAGCAGCACCAAATGTCTCAACGACCGCTTTGTGCGTGTCAAAGTACACCTGCCAGTAGTGGTCTGTATGGGTGTAAGGGCGCACGCACAGCAGAGGACCTTCGGGGGTGAACTGCAGAATTTCGATATCCGGCGCTGGCGAAGTGGCCACATTGGGAATCGCCGCCACAGCGGTGCGCAAGCGGGCAATAGCGTCCTGCACATTCACACCGTTGGCAACCTTGGCCAGGCAATCCACCCGGCGATGCGGCAGCACGCTGAAGTTTTGAATCGAACCGGAGAATACGGTGTTGTTTCCGACGATGGTGATCACGTTGTCGGGCGTGATCAGCGTGGTCCCGAAAAGGCCCAACTCTTTCACCGTACCGGTGATACCACCGGCCGTGACGAAATCACCCACTTTGTACGGACGAAGGACTTGCATAAACACGCCAGCCGCAAAGTGCGTCAGTAAGCCGCCCCATGCGGTACCGATCGCAAGGCCTGCGCCTGCGAGCAGCGCGGCAAAGGAGGTCGTTTTGACACCAAAAATATCAAGAATCGCGAGAATCAAAACGATGTTGAGCAACACCGAAATAATGGAGGTCAGGTAGTTGGCCAGTGTCTGGTCTACTTTTCCACCGCGCTGCAAACCCGCACCTAAGAGGCGCAGTGCCATGCCAATCAGCCAGCGGCCAATAATCCAGGCGGCCAGCGCGCCCATGAGCTTCAAACCGAAGTCCGCACCTTGGGTGCTTAAAAAATTCCAAATAACTTCCGTATTCATACCTGTACTCCCGATAGTGATACCGCCTACTGGCGGACGACATCCGCCCCTGCAGGCGGCTTGAACTGAAACAGTTCGGGATTTATAACGGCGTTGGTCTGGAATCCGCTGAAGGTGATAACTGATTTTTGGCCGAAAGTGTCGACTATTTCAAGTTTTTCCAGTTGGTTTTGGCGAAAGCCCACCCGCACCGACTGCAGCTGGTTGTCTTTGGCTTTGGGAAATCCCAATACCCATTGCAAGCCATCCTGGTCAGCGGCGTCTGCAAGATTGAAATCGTTTTGCAACGTCTTGATGTCTGCCGATGATGCAATCAAGGCCGCGGGCGTGGAGCCCAAGGCCTGCGCTTGCTTGCGGGCAGTGACCTGGTTCAGGTCCACGTCGTACAGCCACACCGTTTGCCCATCGGCCACGATCAGTTGTTCAAACGGTTTTTTGTAAGTGAATTTGAAACGCCCCGGGCGCGCGAACTCAAACGTCCCGCTGGAGGTTTTGCTGCGCGCCACTTGACCATCTCGGGGCGGCGCCGTGACCACCTGCGTGAAATCCGCCCTGCCAGATTTGACATTGCGCACAAAGGACTCTAAGTCATTCATGCCGCTAGCCCACGCAGATATTGCGCAAGCAGCTATTAAAAATGTAGCAAAACGCTTCATATCTACCTTATTCGTTACGACTCGGTACCAAAATCTCGCGCTGGCCGCTACCGCTCATGGCACTGACCAGCCCTGCTTTTTCCATGTCTTCCACAAGCCGGGCTGCGCGGTTATAGCCAATTTTGAGGTGCCGCTGTACCAGCGAGATACTGGCCTTGCGATTCTTGAGGACCACCTCAACCGCCTGGTCGTACATCGGGTCTTTTTCGCCGCCGCCCTCTTCTCCGCCGGGGCCGTCCTCTCCATCGACCGTGCCACCTTCGAGCACGCCTTCGATGTAGTCTGGCTCACCTTGGCTCTTGAGGTAGCTCACCACGCGGTGCACCTCGTCGTCACTCACAAACGCGCCATGCACCCGCACCGGGAACCCGGTTCCACTGGCCATGTAGAGCATGTCACCCATACCCAGCAGAGCCTCTGCGCCCATCTGGTCCAGGATGGTGCGGCTGTCGATTTTGGAGCCTACCGAAAACGCGATGCGCGTCGGAATGTTGGCCTTGATCAGACCCGTAATCACGTCCACACTGGGACGCTGAGTGGCCAAAATCAAGTGGATGCCAGCCGCTCGCGCCTTCTGGGCCAGCCGCGCAATCAACTCTTCAATCTTCTTGCCCACCACCATCATTAAATCGGCCAGCTCATCGATGATGACCACGATGTGCGGCAAGCGCTGCAAGGGCTCAGGACTCTCAGGCGTGAGGCTAAAGGGGTTGTAAATGAACTCGCCCTTGGCTTTGGCTTCGTCGATCTTGACGTTGTATCCAGCCAGGTTACGCACACCCATCTTGCTCATGAGCTTGTAGCGCTTTTCCATCTCGGCCACGCACCAGTTCAGGCCATGTGCCGCCTGCTTCATATCGGTAACCACGGGGGCTAACAAATGCGGGATGCCTTCATAGACCGACATTTCCAGCATCTTGGGGTCGATCATCAGCAGGCGCACGTCACGGGCCTCGGCCTTGTAGAGCAAGGACAAGATCATGGCGTTGATACCCACCGACTTGCCCGAGCCGGTAGTGCCCGCCACCAGCACGTGCGGCATCTTGGCGAGATCAGCCACGATAGGGTTGCCGATGATGTCTTTGCCTAAGCCCATTGTGAGCATGGACTTGGCTTCGTTGTAGACCTGCGAACCCAAAATCTCCGAGAGGCGGATGCTTTGGCGCTTGGCATTGGGCAACTCCAGCGCCATGTAGTTTTTGCCCGGAATGGTCTCCACTACCCGGATGGAAACCAAGCTCAAGCTCCGCGCCAAGTCTTTCGCCAAGCCCACGATCTGCGAGCCCTTGACGCCGGTGGCAGGTTCGATTTCGTACCGGGTAATGACCGGCCCCGGCTGGGCCAGCACCACACGCACTTCGACGCCAAAGTCTTTCAACTTCTTCTCGATCATGCGGCTGGTCATTTCCAGCGTCTCGGGAGACACCGTTTCCTGCCGCACTTGCGGGTCATCCAGCAGTGCCACTTGGGGCAATTTGCTATCGGGCATCTCAGTGAACAAAGGCTTTTGCCGCTCCTTGGCGACCCGCACGCTAGGCGGCAGCTCCACCAGCACAGGCTCAATCACGACCGGGGCCGGCGCTTGGTACACCACCGTCTCCTCACGCTCCTCGAGGAAAACCTCTTCACGCTCGCGAACCGCCAATTGGCCCAATTCACGATCTTGGGCTTCCTCTTTCTTCTCGCGGCGACTCTCCAGCAAGGAATACAAGAAGGCACCGATGCGCTCCGCGACCCGCGGCCACGAAAAATTAAACACCATCGAAACGCCCACCAAGCCGAGCACGATTGCCACCAAGCCTGACCCAGCAAAGCCCATCCAACGCACGCTCCAAGGCCCGATCAATTGCCCCATGGCACCGCCACTGGCACCCGGGAGCATCAACTCCAAGCGGTACAGGCGCGCCCACTCGAGCGAGGTGCTGGAACACATCAACAGAGCCAAGCCACACCAGAACAACCAACGGCGGTTCACCGGCGCAACTGCCACCGGCTCTTGCGGACCATCTCCACGCAATCGCTGGGCCAACAAAGACAACCAACCACGCGCTGCAGCGGCAACACACCACCACACCGAGAAACCGAAAAGGAAATAGCTCAGATCTGACCACAGGGCACCCAAGCGCCCCACATGGTTCTTGGTCGGCGCGCCCGAGCCCGAAGTGGACCAGGCAGCGTCCTGCGCAGAATGGCTGAACAGCGCGATCAGCCACAAGGCCAGCAGCACAAAGCCCACCACCAGTGCAATTTCGCTCGCAAAGCGACTCACACCCGCGGGGGGCTCTTAAACCTTTTTACGTGTCGGGGAATGAAGTGTGTGTAATGAATAGGTCATGTGCAGACACGCAGCCCGATCCGGCTGCGCAGACGCTGTAGATCAGCGGGGTTTGGAGCGGCGCTCCCACACCCGGATACCACCGTCCTTGTTGGTTTTGATAAAGCCCTGGTCCTCGAAGTCTTTCATGACACGGCTGACCATCTCGCGGGAAGCGCCCACCATTTTGGAAAGGTCCGAGCGCGACACTTTTTCGCGGATCAGCATTTCGCTCTTGTCTACCGGCTCGGCCATGTCCAGCAATACGTTGGCCACACGCCCGTACACACCCATCAGGGCCAATGAAACAATTTTTTGATCGGCGGTGCGCAGGCGCTGGACCAGCCCCCGCATAACAGCCGCCATGATGGTGATGTTGGCATTGACTGCGCGGGTAAAGTCTTCTCGCCCCAGCACCAGCACATCCATTTGCGTATCTGCTTGAACCGTAGCGGAGTGGGCCTCGTTGTCAATCAAGCTCATCTCGCCGATGTAGTCTCCGGCCTTCAAGGTCGCGAGGATGACTTCTTTGCCTTTGCTGTCGGTCTTTACGACATGGGCTCGGCCGGAAAGGATCAGGTAGAGGGCGTTCGAGATTTCGCCCTGCTGCACCACATCCTCCCCTTTCTTGATCTTGCGCTTGGTGACATTGCCAGCCAAGTCCTCTACCTGCTCCAGGGTCAAATTGGCGAAAAGAGGGACTCGGCGGATTAAATCCTGGTTACTCAACATTGCCATTGATAAGCGCTCCTGCTTGCTTTTATGCGATTTCCTACAATCGGGGGTCGGGCTTTGAAATGCCCAGAAGAACCCGCAAGCGCAACCCCATGAGGTTGCGGTCCGATCGAACTGTACACGGCTCGATCTCTGATTTTCGTCGAAGAAGGTTACAACATGTCTAATTCCAAGCACGCCAAGGTTTTGATCCTCGGATCCGGTCCTGCAGGCTACACCGCAGCGGTTTATGCCGCTCGGGCCAACCTCAACCCCGTCCTGGTGACCGGCATCGCCCAAGGCGGCCAACTCATGACTACCACCGAAGTCGACAACTGGCCCGCTGATGTGAACGGCGTTCAGGGCCCCGAACTGATGCAGCGCTTCCAAGAGCACGCAGAGCGCTTCAAAACAGAAATCATTTTTGACCACATCAATGCAGTCGACTTGAGCAAGCGCCCCTTCACACTGAAAGGCGACACCGACAGCTACACCTGCGACTCGCTGATCATTGCCACCGGCGCATCTGCCAAATACCTGGGCCTGCCCTCGGAGTCCGCCTTCATGGGCCGGGGCGTATCCGGCTGCGCCACCTGCGACGGTTTTTTCTATCGCAATGAAGTGTGCTGCGTGGTCGGCGGCGGTAACACCGCGGTCGAAGAAGCGCTCTACCTCTCCAACATCGCCAGCAAGGTTTATCTGGTGCACCGTCGCGACAAATTCAAGGCAGAACCGATCCTCGTGGACAAGCTGATGGACAAAGTGGCTGCTGGCAAGATCGAGCTGAAGACCTTCCAAACGCTGGAAGAGGTTTTGGGCGACTCCACAGGCGTGACCGGCATTCGCCTGAAAAGCGTGCACGACGGCTCTACGGAAGACGTGACACTCAAAGGCTGTTTCATTGCGATTGGCCATGCACCGAATACCGACATCTTCCAGGGCCAGCTCACTCTGGAAAATGGCTACATCGTCACCAATGGTGGCCTCAAGGGCTTTGCCACCCAGACCAGCATTCCCGGCGTATTTGCAGCCGGCGACGTGCAAGACCATGTCTACCGCCAAGCCATCACCAGCGCTGGCACCGGTTGCATGGCGGCACTTGATGCACAGCGCTTCCTCGAGCAGCAGGAATAAGCCCTCAGGGCTGCATTTTTCGAACCGGCTATAATCTGAGGCTTTGCTGAATTCGCCCCGTGAGGGGCCGCCCTTCTGGAAGGGGTTCAGCAGATTCCGTTGAGGTGATCGACGGGGGGTTACCGCCACCCTTTTTTTGGCGAGGTGAGGTCGGTGTACTTTTGCACTGGCCGTATCAATCGGAGTGTCCACATGGCACGCGTATGTGAAGTAACGGGCAAAGGCCCCATGGTCGGAAACAATGTTTCCCACGCCAACAACAAAACCAAGCGCCGGTTCCTGCCGAACCTGCAATATCGCCGTTTCTGGGTCGAAACTGAAAACCGTTGGGTTCGCCTGCGGATTTCGAATGCAGGTTTGCGCCTGATCGACAAAAAGGGTATCGATGTTGTGCTCGCAGATTTGCGCGCACGTGGCCAGGCATAAGGAGCAACACCATGGCAACCAAAGGCGGACGCGAAAAAATCAAGCTGGAATCTACAGCTGGTACCGGTCACTTCTACACGACCGACAAGAACAAGAAGACCATGCCCGAGAAAATGTTGATCAAGAAATTTGATCCCGTTGCTCGCAAGCACGTCGACTACAAGGAAATCAAGCTGAAGTAATTCACGCTTGCCTTGATGAAAAGCCCGCCTTGAGCGGGCTTTTTTACGCCCATTACTTTTGAGCTGTTTCGCTCCGAACGAGGTGGTGAGTGCGCCGGCTTTGCTTCGTGTCCCCCGCCCTGCGGGCTCCTCCTTGACCTACGCAAAGCCGACGCACTCACCACCTCTCGCTATAGAGAAACATACAAGCGTAAAAAAGCCCGCACTAGGCGGGCTTCAATACTGAAAGGCAAACGCTTAGACGCGTGCAGCACGCAGCTTCATAGAGAAGTCACGCAGGGCGGCAATACCGCTCTCTTCAGCGCGGTGGCACCATGCTTGCAGATCTTTGGTCAGCTGCTCGCGAGAGACGCTAGTGTTCAGCCACAACTGGCGCAACTCTTCGCGCATCGTCACCATCTTGTCCAGAACCGGCGAGGCTGCACGGGCCTGAGCCAATTGCGAAGCCTCAGCGGCCGGCACTTTCTCCACATCGCGGTGCATCCAGCGTTTGGCGGCTTGGATCACAGCGGCATCTGCGCTACGCGCTTTCATGGCTGCGAGCTCAACACGTGCTGCCTGGCGCACACCGTTGGCATAGGCGGCCATGATTTCATAACGGTTAGCGATCAGCGCCTCGAGGGTTTTCTCATCAGCCACAGGGCGGACATCACCGTAAGCGGCTTTAGGCGGTGTCTTTTTGACTTTCGCCAAACCCAAGGCGCTCATGATGGAGATATACATCCAGCCGATATCGAACTCGTAAGGCTTCACCGACAGCTTTGCTGATGTAGGGTAGGTGTGGTGGTTGTTGTGCAACTCTTCACCAGCAATGATGATGCCCCAAGGAGAGATGTTGGTGGAAGCGTCGGTCGCCTCAAAGTTGCGGTAGCCCCAATAGTGGGCCGCGCCGTTGATGATGCCGGCAGCGGTGATAGGCGTCCACGCCATTTGCAAAGCCCAGACTGCAAGACCAGCTGCACCGAACAAAAACAGGTCGATGATCATCATCAAACCCACGCCCTGCCAAGAGAAGCGGGTGTACAGGTTGCGCTCAATCCAGTCATCGGGCGTGCCGTGGCCGAAACGGGCCATAGTTTCCTTGTTCTTGGACTCTGCGCGGTAGAGTTCCGCTCCGCGGAACAACACGGTTTTGATGCCATGCACATGGGGGCTGTGCGGATCTTCCGCCTGCTCGCACTTGGCGTGGTGCTTGCGGTGGATCGCCGCCCACTCTTTGGTAACTTGGCCTGTCGTCAGCCACAGCCAGAAACGGAAGAAATGGGACGCGATCGGGTGCAGGTCCAAAGACCGGTGCGCTTGGTGGCGGTGCAAGAAGACCGTCACACTGATCATGGTGATGTGCGTCAACGCCAAAGTGAACAAAACAATTTGCCACCAAGCCAGATCCCACGTGCCATGGGCCAGCCACTCGATGGCTGCGTTCAAAACTGCCCAGTCAGGTAACAACATAGTTTGCTCAATCTCTCAACGAGGTTTGGTTAGTTATGACAAGGCGGCGACCTACACCGCCTTGTGAGACCGCTATTTTAGACGCGGCAGCCAATTTTGGGCGACTTAAATCAAAACGAAGTTAAAAAACATTAACTTTCGTCAAAACAATCACTTCTTTTGCCAAGCCGCAGCAAAGAAACCGTCCGTTCCGTGGCGATGAGGCCACAAACGGAGGTAAAGCTGCCCGTCTTCGCCGCCGGCGCACAAGCTTGGGGCGCCCTCCACCTTCTGTGCTGCCAAGACTTCTCCGGCCGACAAAGGCACAAAGTCTGGGTTGGCTGCAGCAAAGGCTTCGGCAATCGCTTCGTTTTCCTGCGGCAATACGCTGCAGGTTGCATACACCAGGCGACCACCCGACTTCACCATGCGCGATGCACTTTGCAGAATCGCGGCCTGTTTCACCGCCATCTCTTCTACACCGGCCATCGTCTGGCGCCACTTAAGGTCCGGATTACGGCGCAAAGTTCCCAAGCCGGTGCAAGGCGCGTCCACCAACACCCGG from the Rhodoferax potami genome contains:
- a CDS encoding Crp/Fnr family transcriptional regulator, whose translation is MAMLSNQDLIRRVPLFANLTLEQVEDLAGNVTKRKIKKGEDVVQQGEISNALYLILSGRAHVVKTDSKGKEVILATLKAGDYIGEMSLIDNEAHSATVQADTQMDVLVLGREDFTRAVNANITIMAAVMRGLVQRLRTADQKIVSLALMGVYGRVANVLLDMAEPVDKSEMLIREKVSRSDLSKMVGASREMVSRVMKDFEDQGFIKTNKDGGIRVWERRSKPR
- the rpmG gene encoding 50S ribosomal protein L33, whose translation is MATKGGREKIKLESTAGTGHFYTTDKNKKTMPEKMLIKKFDPVARKHVDYKEIKLK
- the lolA gene encoding outer membrane lipoprotein chaperone LolA, which translates into the protein MKRFATFLIAACAISAWASGMNDLESFVRNVKSGRADFTQVVTAPPRDGQVARSKTSSGTFEFARPGRFKFTYKKPFEQLIVADGQTVWLYDVDLNQVTARKQAQALGSTPAALIASSADIKTLQNDFNLADAADQDGLQWVLGFPKAKDNQLQSVRVGFRQNQLEKLEIVDTFGQKSVITFSGFQTNAVINPELFQFKPPAGADVVRQ
- the trxB gene encoding thioredoxin-disulfide reductase, yielding MSNSKHAKVLILGSGPAGYTAAVYAARANLNPVLVTGIAQGGQLMTTTEVDNWPADVNGVQGPELMQRFQEHAERFKTEIIFDHINAVDLSKRPFTLKGDTDSYTCDSLIIATGASAKYLGLPSESAFMGRGVSGCATCDGFFYRNEVCCVVGGGNTAVEEALYLSNIASKVYLVHRRDKFKAEPILVDKLMDKVAAGKIELKTFQTLEEVLGDSTGVTGIRLKSVHDGSTEDVTLKGCFIAIGHAPNTDIFQGQLTLENGYIVTNGGLKGFATQTSIPGVFAAGDVQDHVYRQAITSAGTGCMAALDAQRFLEQQE
- a CDS encoding DesA family fatty acid desaturase, whose product is MLLPDWAVLNAAIEWLAHGTWDLAWWQIVLFTLALTHITMISVTVFLHRHQAHRSLDLHPIASHFFRFWLWLTTGQVTKEWAAIHRKHHAKCEQAEDPHSPHVHGIKTVLFRGAELYRAESKNKETMARFGHGTPDDWIERNLYTRFSWQGVGLMMIIDLFLFGAAGLAVWALQMAWTPITAAGIINGAAHYWGYRNFEATDASTNISPWGIIIAGEELHNNHHTYPTSAKLSVKPYEFDIGWMYISIMSALGLAKVKKTPPKAAYGDVRPVADEKTLEALIANRYEIMAAYANGVRQAARVELAAMKARSADAAVIQAAKRWMHRDVEKVPAAEASQLAQARAASPVLDKMVTMREELRQLWLNTSVSREQLTKDLQAWCHRAEESGIAALRDFSMKLRAARV
- a CDS encoding mechanosensitive ion channel family protein — its product is MNTEVIWNFLSTQGADFGLKLMGALAAWIIGRWLIGMALRLLGAGLQRGGKVDQTLANYLTSIISVLLNIVLILAILDIFGVKTTSFAALLAGAGLAIGTAWGGLLTHFAAGVFMQVLRPYKVGDFVTAGGITGTVKELGLFGTTLITPDNVITIVGNNTVFSGSIQNFSVLPHRRVDCLAKVANGVNVQDAIARLRTAVAAIPNVATSPAPDIEILQFTPEGPLLCVRPYTHTDHYWQVYFDTHKAVVETFGAAGYPVPETPVAHRNL
- a CDS encoding replication-associated recombination protein A; translated protein: MATSTNKHQPLAELLRPRTLGQVIGQQHVLGEGMALRLAFESGQPHSCILWGPPGVGKTTIARLMADAFDAQFITISAVLGGIKEIREAVDQAILARDGLEQRRTIVFVDEVHRFNKSQQDAFLPHVESGLFTFIGATTENPSFEVNSALLSRAAVYVLQPLDTSSLKEIVERAQMQQTLPAIESIAIDRLIAYADGDARRLLNTLETLGVAARQEQMTDITDAWLLKVLGERMRRYDKGGEQFYDTISALHKSVRGSDPNAALYWFTRMLDGGAEPRYLARRFIRMAVEDIGLADPRALRMALDAADVYERLGSPEGELALAECVVYLAVAPKSNAVYKAFNEAKAFVKKDGTRPVPLHLRNAPTKLMKELDYGKGYRYAHDEEGGFAAGERYLPEGMPETEFYRPVERGLEIRIAEKLRDLKARNQKKS
- the rpmB gene encoding 50S ribosomal protein L28, with the protein product MARVCEVTGKGPMVGNNVSHANNKTKRRFLPNLQYRRFWVETENRWVRLRISNAGLRLIDKKGIDVVLADLRARGQA